Proteins encoded in a region of the Micropterus dolomieu isolate WLL.071019.BEF.003 ecotype Adirondacks linkage group LG07, ASM2129224v1, whole genome shotgun sequence genome:
- the LOC123973643 gene encoding zinc-binding protein A33-like — MASSWSVASEELSCPVCQDTFKDPVLLPCSHSFCHGCVQKWWRTKRARHCPVCKTLSSTKKPPRNLVLKNLCEAFLLEMESGTVCRLHTEKLKLFCVDHRTPVCVVCRDSELHRNHRFTPVDEAAPLYRNGLQRCLDPLRAKVKLFSEVKVNCETADEEIRKQARDTETKIRAEFKVLQEFLLKEEETRVAELKKEEEHKRGVMKDKIALLTREIEAMESTIKTIEDGLKDDDTSFLLKASALTEEAQRPLLDEPTQAAGALIDVAKYLGNISFKVWCKMKDKVTYTPVILNPNTAHRELHLSEDLTSVRCGPKQPLATIPERMEEHHCILGSEGLRSGSHSWDVEVGNNQVWGLGVIAQDSHRSGDIMSGLWMVRFCYGKFTAFCPSSPVSVLSLKSRLQRVRVHLDRNKGELSFWDPDTNAVIHTFTHTFTDTLFPYINTWNDVPLKILPVKISFTDN, encoded by the coding sequence ATGGCTTCCAGCTGGTCGGTCGCAAGTGAAGAGCTCTCCTGTCCCGTCTGCCAGGACACTTTTAAAGACCCTGTCCTTCTTCCTTGCAGCCACAGCTTCTGTCACGGCTGTGTGCAGAAATGGTGGCGAACGAAGCGAGCCCGTCATTGTCCCGTTTGCAAGACTCTGTCGTCTACTAAAAAACCACCTCGCAACCTGGTGTTGAAGAACCTGTGcgaggcttttctcctggagaTGGAGTCCGGCACCGTCTGCCGCCTGCACACCGAGAAACTGAAGCTCTTCTGCGTGGACCACAGGACACCTGTGTGCGTCGTCTGTAGAGACTCTGAACTCCACAGGAACCACAGGTTTACACCCGTGGACGAAGCGGCACCGCTTTACAGAAACGGTCTCCAGAGATGTCTGGATCCCTTGCGGGCGAAAGTGAAACTCTTCAGTGAAGTGAAAGTAAACTGCGAGACAGCCGATGAAGAAATTAGAAAACAAGCTCGGGACACAGAGACGAAGATTAGAGCGGAGTTCAAGGTGCTTCAGGAGTTTTTGCTGAAGGAGGAAGAGACCAGGGTTGCAGAActgaagaaagaagaggagcATAAAAGAGGGGTGATGAAGGACAAGATTGCACTTTTAACTAGAGAGATAGAGGCCATGGAAAGTACCATTAAAACCATAGAGGACGGACTGAAAGATGACGACACGTCTTTCCTATTAAAAGCCAGTGCGTTAACGGAAGAAGctcagcgccccctgctggatgaaCCAACACAGGCCGCGGGAGCCCTCATCGACGTTGCCAAATACCTGGGGAATATAAGTTTCAAGGTGTGGTGCAAAATGAAGGATAAAGTGACATACACCCCTGTGATCCTGAACCCCAACACCGCCCACAGAGAACTCCACCTCTCTGAAGATTTGACCAGTGTAAGATGTGGACCGAAGCAGCCTCTTGCGACGATCCCAGAGAGGATGGAGGAGCACCACTGCATCCTGGGCTCCGAGGGCCTCCGCTCAGGGAGTCACAGCTGGGATGTGGAGGTTGGAAACAATCAAGTGTGGGGCCTGGGTGTGATAGCACAGGATTCCCACAGGAGTGGGGACATAATGTCAGGGCTATGGATGGTGAGGTTTTGTTATGGTAAATTCACAGCATTCTGCCCGTCAAGTCCCGTGTCCGTCCTCTCACTGAAGAGCAGGCTCCAGAGGGTCCGAGTACACCTGGACAGGAACAAAGGAGAGCTGTCCTTCTGGGATCCAGATACTAACGCGGTCATACATACCTTCACGCACACCTTCACCGACACCCTGTTTCCATACATCAACACCTGGAATGACGTCCCGCTGAAGATATTACCAGTGAAAATCTCTTTTACCGATAACTGA